In Camelina sativa cultivar DH55 chromosome 17, Cs, whole genome shotgun sequence, the genomic stretch TCTCAAAGCTCTCCTTAAGGTTTCTAAGTTggttcatggtatcagagccatccTAAGCCCTAACAGGTGAAATCGATGGCGACGACGTACCCCTTCCCAGACAGTGTTCATGTCTCCAGTTCCGTCACCTTGAAGTTGAACGACAGCAACTACCTGTGGTGGAAGACTCAGTTCAAATCGTTGCTTTCAAGTCAAAAACTCATGGGTTTTGCCAATAGAGCCATCCTTGCTCCAGTTAAGACTCGCCTCGTCGTCAATGGTGAAGTCTCCAGTGAAGTTCCCAATCCTCAGTATGAGGCTTGGTTCTGTACCGATCAGCTTGTCAGGTCTTGGCTGTTCGGAACCCTCTCTGAAGAAGTGTTGGGTCACGTTCACAGCATCACAACGTCTCGTGATGTCTAGCTTGCTCTGGCGGAAAACTTCAACAAGAGTAgcattgctagagagttttctCTTCGTCGAAGTCTTCAGCTCCTATCAAAGAAGGACAAGCCACTTTCAACCTACTTTCGTGAGTTCAAGTCCATCTGTGACTCTCTCAGCTCTATTGGGAAACCGGTGGAAGAGTCTATGAAGATCTTCGATTTTCTGAATGGACTAGGCAGAGAGTATGAACCCATTACAACGGTCATACAGAGTTCTCTGAGCAAGTTGCCAGCTCCGACCTTCAATGATGTTATTACGGAGGTTCAAGGTTTTGACTGTAAGCTACAGTCCTATGATGACACCATAGTCACTCCTCATCTGGCCTTTATGATAGAGAAGACCAACCCGTGTGCTCCCCAGTTCTCTCCACATCAACGCGGTCGTGGTCGCTCTGgtcaaaacagaggaagagaaggttACTCGACAAGGGGAAGAGGCTTCTCACAGCACCAATCCTCCTCTCATTCAAACGGACAAAGGCCAATCTGTCAGATTTGTGGTCGCATTGGACACACAGCCATCAAGTGTTACAATCGATTTGATAACAATTACCAAAGTGAAGTCCCAACGCAGGCCTTTGCCTCTCTGCGTGTCTCTGATGAAAATGGAAGAGAATGGCATCCAGACTCGGGAGCCACTGCTCATGTCACGTCCTCCACAGCTGGTCTTCAGGACACCAAAGCTTATGAAGGCGGTGACACAGTAATGGTTGGAGATGGAGCTTACCTTCCAATCACACACGTCGGTTCCACCACTATCTCGTCAGGTAAAGGTAAATTCCTCTTAATGAAGTGTTGGTGTGCCCAGAAATGAAAAAATCACTGCTCTCTGTGTCAAAATTATGTGATGATTACCCTTGTGGTGTGTTTTTTGATGCTAATAACGTTTACATAATCGATTTAACCACTCAGAAAGTGGTGGTTCAAGGTCCTCGTAGACAAGGACTTTATGTGCTGTAGAACCGCGAGTTTGTAGCCTTCTACTCAAACATTCAGTGTGCAGCTACCCTGGACATTTGGCATCGCCGGTTAGGACACTCCAACTCAAGGATTCTTCAGCATCTTCAAGCCTGCAAGGAGATTCAAGTCAATAAGATCAGAACACCACCCATTTGTGAGCCTTGCCAGATAGGAAAAAGTACCAAGTTACAGTTTTTTGATTCTGATTCCAGAGCCTTACATCCTTTAGAACGTGTTCATTGTGATCTTGGGGGCCATCACCAGTAGTATTAAACCAGGGATTCATGCGATCTTCGAATCACCTACATCCTCCCACAGGCAAAGTTTACATCTCCAGACATGCAATCTTTGATGAGTGTCAATTCCGCTTCCAAGATAAGTTCTGACATCTAGTTCCTCAGTATCAGACTCCTCTTCTTCGAGCCTGGCAAGCCTCAGATACTGCTCCACCACCAAAGGAAACTTCACCAGTTCAGATATTGGAAAAACCCCCTGAAGCCCCTCTAACTGTCCAACAAGAAGCTGAATTAGTATCTGATACAGAGGAGAGTGTATCAAACAATGACACTAACTCAGACTCAGGTTCTGACAAGGACAAAAATCAAGTCCAAGATACTACCTTAGTACCTGCCTTAGAGATCAATCCAGCTATTCCAGACAATCTCCATCCGATGACAACTCGAGCAAAGGCAGGAATTCACAAACCAAACCCAAGGTATGCCCTTCTGACCACAAAGACGCCAACATATGAACCAGAAAGCATAACTGCTGCTATGAAGCATCCAGGGTGGAATGGAGCTGTCATGGATGAGATGGGTAGAATTCACATGTTGAATACATGGTCTGTTGTCGAACCTACGAGTGATATGAACAAATTGGATTCCAAATGGGTTTTCAAGACTAAGCACAAACCAGATGGCACAGTGGAAAAGCTAAAAGCACGTCTCGTAGCAAAAGGATTCGATCAAGAAGAGGATGTTGACAACTTGAAAACCTTTAGCCCAGTGGTTCGAACGGCAACAATACGTCTAGCTCTTGATACGGCTGTTAACTGTGGTTGGTCCATCAAACAGCTTGATGTTTCAAATGCTTTCCTCCATGGTGAGCTCCAAGAACCATTGTATATGTACCAACCGTCAGGCTTCGTTGATCCGGAAAAACCAGGTCATGTATGTCGTCTCACCAAGGCCCTCTATGGACTAAAACAGGCACCGAGAGCATGGTTTGATACTTTCAGTAACTTTCTGATTGACTTCGGCTTTGAGTGTAGCACGTTGGATCCCTCTCTGTTCGTCTGTCATCACAATCAGGAAACTCTTGTTCTGCTCCTCTATGTTGACGACATCCTCCTCACTGGCAGTGACAGTCATTTGATGAGTCAACTTCTTGAAGCCTTAAACAACCGCTTCTCTATGAAGGATTTGGGCCCTCCAAGCTACTTTCTTGGAATAGAGTTTGAATCGTATAAGAATGGGCTGTTCTTACACCAAACGGCATACGCATCAGACATTCTCTTCCAAGCAGGAATGTCAGAATGCAATCCTATGCCAACCCCTCTGCCACAACATCTTAAGAAACTGGACAACACACCATTTGTTGAGCCAACTTACTTCCGCAGTCTTGCTGGTAAGCTTCAGTACCTGACTATCACAAGACCGGATCTCCAATATGCAGTCAACTATTATTGTCAGAGAATGCACGAACCGACAAACTCTGATTTCACATTACTGAAGCGGATTCTCAGGTATATCAAAGGAACCCTTAATTACGGTTTGCCAATACAGCAACACAAGAATCCAGCTCTATCAGCCTTCTGTGATAGTGATTATGCGGGTTCCAAGGATACAAGACGTTCCACCACTGGCTTCTGCATCTTACTTGGCTCAACTCTGATCTCTTGGTCCGCAAAAAGACAATCCACGGTGTCAAACTCATCAACAGAGTCAGAATACAGGGCTCTGTCTATCGTGGCAAAAGAATTGACATGGATATCCTCTCTTCTTCGTGACATTGGTATCTCTCAACACCAACCGACGAGAGTGTTCTGCGACAACTTGTCTGCAGTCTATCTGTCAGCTAATCCGGCTCTACATAACAGAACCAAACACTTCGACAAAGATTGGCACTACATTAGAGAACAAGTGGCTTTGGGGTTAATTGAAACTCATCACATTCCAGCTTCCCTCCAGCTAGCCGATATCTTCACCAAACCGCTGCCTCGTCCTTCTTTTTTTGATCTTCGACGCAAGCTTGGCGTGTCTGCTTCATCCGTCACACCCACGTCAAGCTTGAGGGAGAGTGTAGAAGAGAATCAAACAAAGCCCAAGTCCACGACAAGTAATGGAAAGGCCCAAGCCCATCAACAGCAACACAAGAAGACAAGCAAGACGACAACAGAGCAACGGTCAAAACAGAGGAGTGCGTGTACGGAGAAGATGATACTCCTCCTCTACGACAACAACCCTGCGCGTCTGCAACCCTCCTTGTATGACTCTCCAAACACAGCTGTCTCCCAAGGATAAGGTTGCTTTAGTATTCTAGATTGTTCcaaatgtatgtatatatgccAAAATATGTAAAGTGACTAATCATTCAAGTAATACACAAGATATTTTTCTCAAAGCTCTCCTTAAGGTTTCTAAGTTCGTTCAGCATCTTCCCAATGAATACAAGAGAGAAAGATGGGAGGTTCTGGTACAAAAGCTGATTTATGGGCAAACCAAAAGCTGTGTAGAGCTATGGGGATTAAGATGATTGATCTAATCATTAATATGATTGATCCTCTATAAAAGATAGTAACCATTTCcccaaattttaattacaagtgACCAATATGTTACCTCTAAAATCTTACTTTAAAGCTCCAaaactttgttcttctttttgttttgtgcttGGGGAAGAATATTAGTGAAAAAGCTAAATGCTTTACATGTGTTactagaaaataataaaaatggacCGATGAGTTGCATTAACGTCTGATGTGTCATGAGAAAATCCTACGTGTgagaaaaaaatgtcataaataTTGTGCCAAACACACAATAACATCAGCATTTCGCAAACTCCACAAAGGCAGTCCTGACCACAGAGTGCGTTCGCCACTTGCTATACCCTTTAACTTCCACCTATAAAAGCCTCATTAGTCTCtcttaatatattcaaaaaactCACATCAACATTAAAAACTCATCACTCTTCTTTTAGCTCCATCGATCTCTCTATAGGCTtcttcattataaaaaaaataaaagaaaaaaaccaaagatgTCTTTCGTTGCAAACTTGGTCATCAAGAGCTTTGACCGTGCTTCCACGGTATGTGTTGAAGATGTGGTGGATAGTTTTCGAGTAGCATATGTTGAGAATGGTGGTGATGACGATGACAGTGGCTACGATTATGCTCCTGTTGCGTGATTGTCCGCTACTCCGCTGTTAGTATATAAATGTAATTTAGGAGGGGAAAGGAGATAGAAAGAGATTATAAGGTGTTTTAGATATATAGCTAGGCCATGTATGTTATGTACTAGATAGTGTGGTGAGTTTTCTTGTAGATGTAAGTGTAACATACCCATGACGGTAGTAGCAAAATCATCTCTTCCTTAACCATATTCACCTTTTTGTCTGTTAAGTTTGGAAATTAGTTTAACGTTTCATTATACTAAACGATATTTTTAGTTCCCTGAATTTTACTTGTGTTGGTGTTTTCTCATCGATTTTGTGTTGTGGTTTAGTATTCACTTTATTCATTTATGCTACATTCAATTTTTTAACCGAAGAAAGCCGAATCTAAAGTGTAATCGAACAGgtttatttttcaagatttgaacttgtgaattttttttttttgtatcataaaaataacatttgtaCAATGAATGCGTCTTAAGAGTTGAAAAAGAgctgaaaaaaaactaaaaacattttaaagatcTAAGGGCTACAGGTAGAGAACCAATAACAGAGACCCTCCGCATAAGCCGAATTTCCCGAGAGTTTAAGAGAGCTGCACCGGTTTCTAACGTTTTTATCAATGATGCGCACAAGTTGGGTTGGTGGAGTAGGTAATTCTCCGTGACGCCTACCATTGCGTTTTCGCCACAAATAATATATTGAGGTTTGTAACACATACCGAAGAGTGAAAGTATGCAGCTTTGGTTGAGAAGCATCAAGTAGCATCGGAGAAATTAAACTCCAACTCGCAGTATACCGGTTGTGAAGAAGGCCTCTTGTAGTAGTGATCAGACTTGAGAGGAGTATGGACAAGAGAAAAATAGATGATCCCTTGTCTCCACATTCTCACCACAAAATTCGCAGCAAATCCGTGCTCTCACATCCCATTGCCTGAGTTTATCTCCTGTTGCTAGACGGTCATGGAAACCAAACTCCTTTGTACCAGGCACATCTTGCATTGGGTTGATCTCTCTTATCTGTGCCATGTTTGTTTTGATGAGAACTTATTTGCAAAACTG encodes the following:
- the LOC104758035 gene encoding uncharacterized protein LOC104758035, producing MSFVANLVIKSFDRASTVCVEDVVDSFRVAYVENGGDDDDSGYDYAPVA